A genomic window from Sceloporus undulatus isolate JIND9_A2432 ecotype Alabama chromosome 9, SceUnd_v1.1, whole genome shotgun sequence includes:
- the LOC121915237 gene encoding aurora kinase A and ninein-interacting protein: MKRKGRTADDKQHESCGVWLDTSALKRRKLQNLIGKPDIKNTEPIPSSPSKAPLPCTKQTSISNSSRAQPSGEREINTSKQLPAGASNSASNLTNHELLAGERTSLLTSLIQPVLMQEYKQQVVEKPQHISPWNSFLAEPQSNSCVLSYIKGEDSTTAQGENPLSLNFSQHQKEKGLLDQGAVSKSPLREKNGDWKKEKPATVACQGSPNLKIERASDKRTKGCRRYKPPSSCNDSSFIESSDSENIDPQLGTNITEMSPMKNFSKTLPGFCLKSNGICSENSQVDVTNSLFTQDSEGHKVISHRFFREQTPLSQQGKSSSGVSPSHKNCFGACYPVERRPHVSPGRSLSVLADISQKSCYDLLFTEDSEGNKVLKH; encoded by the exons ATGAAAAGAAAGGGCAGGACTGCTGATGATAAACAGCATGAGTCTTGTGGTGTCTGGCTGGATACTTCAGCACTCAAGAGACGCAAATTGCAG AACCTAATAGGGAAGCCCGACATTAAGAATACTGAACCGATCCCTTCTTCTCCATCAAAAGCACCTCTTCCATGCACAAAACAAACCTCCATTTCCAACTCTTCTCGAGCTCAACCATCAG GGGAGAGGGAAATCAACACAAGTAAACAGTTACCTGCTGGTGCATCAAACAGCGCTTCTAATCTAACAAACCATGAATTGCTGGCTGGGGAAAGAACATCATTGCTAACTTCTCTGATTCAACCAGTACTCATGCAAGAATACAAACAACAAGTTGTAGAGAAACCACAACACATTTCTCCATGGAATTCTTTCCTGGCTGAACCCCAGAGTAACAGCTGTGTCCTCAGTTATATTAAAGGAGAAGATTCTACTACTGCACAAGGGGAGAACCCTCTCTCCTTAAACTTCAGTCAGCACCAGAAAGAGAAGGGGCTTCTTGATCAGGGAGCTGTGTCTAAGTCACCTTTAAGAGAGAAAAATGGtgattggaaaaaagaaaaaccagccaCCGTAGCTTGTCAGGGTAGTCCAAACCTGAAGATAGAAAGAGCTTCAGATAAAAGAACTAAAGGTTGTAGAAGATACAAACCACCATCTTCTTGTAATGATAGCTCCTTCATAGAATCCTCTGACTCTGAGAATATAGATCCTCAGCTGGGGACAAATATAACAGAAATGAGCCCTATGAAAAACTTCAGCAAAACTCTACCTGGGTTCTGTTTGAAATCTAATGGCATTTGTAGTGAGAACAGTCAGGTAGATGTGACCAACTCCTTGTTCACGCAAGATTCAGAGGGCCACAAAGTCATTTCTCACCGCTTTTTTCGTGAACAAACTCCGCTGTCTCAACAAGGCAAAAGCAGCTCAGGAGTAAGCCCATCCCATAAGAACTGCTTTGGGGCTTGTTATCCTGTGGAGAGAAGGCCCCATGTCTCTCCGGGCAGGAGCTTGTCTGTTCTAGCAGACATTAGTCAGAAATCATGTTATGACTTGCTATTCACAGAGGATTCAGAAGGCAATAAAGTCCTTAAACACTAA